TTAGGTTACAATTAATTCTCAAGATCAGGATGTGTCCGACATAGGTCTACTGGAAGTTAGCTGAAATGGAATTTTAAAATACCTTGAAAATTATGTGTGATAACTTTGGTCTCGCATCTATATCCGTGATGGGCTATGCACATGTGACTTATTGTTTCATTCTGTTCGCAGACAGTTCACCATGTTGGACGGCAGCGCTGCAGTCAACCCCAATGGCTCCTGGCTCAACAGTCGTGGCATCTGGCTTACCTACTGCCTGGGCATCCTGTTGCTGCATTTGCTGATACTCAGCTTCCCTTTCCTGAGCGTTGCCTGGGCCTGGAGTCTCACGAATCTTGCGCACAATGTGGTCTGTCCTCCACTCGCTCCTTATGTGTCTCTTCTTTTACGTAATGATGACTACTTGTGCATGAGCTATGACAgtagtggcgcaccgacggggaaggatttcgggggttgtaacccccccccccctgaggctgacttaaccccccccccccttttgtttaaccccttttttccttacgcatttgagtgctgcaactaagatgtaagacgcgcaatcgtctgcacactcgcaaaaagcgcattttgtTGACactttcccgtgaagaaatcgaaattagtgctgtttagatggtattggcaaactgtcaaaccccccccccccccccccccctcagcagagatcctgggtgcgctactgaatagagcactgcacgggcctgatttttcggcctgagcccgacccgggcccgctttacggggcctgagcccagcccgggcccgtaatacaaagcccgagcccggcccgggcccgggcgttcattactaagcttagctagggcccgcgtgtgcatgaccaggccaggcctgtaagaaaaaaattctttttactggcctaatggatggtcaaaacacctaattgaatatttaacataattatgcaaattacctttttaattaattattttacggcacatctttcaatctatgaattatagccactgagcttgcaagacttggaatgaattctcaggactgaaccagtttcgatatattcattttcaaaatgtccgacgaaatgcgtgggcgttccagttaactttttgaggaaaacgctgttttatgcattgaagcacaaaagtaactggccttagtgctaaaataatgccatagtatcgaaactggtaatagtgcgatcgcaaaagcggtaacatggaaatggtttcaggagtggttctttgtataatttatttttccttacgcggaaacaatgtttgtttttgcgggaaaaaaaaatttagcgtagcttgcactggcggcgcaatgctaaagagacagcggaaatgatgggcacctagctagtcctcgcttttgggctaggctaagcactacaaagtcatccccagcatttcccggaatttatttattattgattgattatcgattagctattgattgcctatcgattgtctattgcaagatattggccacgtatttgggattggctaagcactaccaagttatccgaatttattgattattgatccattatcgattagctattgattggttgttgattggctatcgtaaggtattggccacgtatttgggctaggctaaagtcatccccagcattttcaggaatttattgattattgatcaattgtcgactagctattgattggctatcaatttcctatcgataggcaattagttcCCACCATTTTTAGGTAGaattaaccaggctcagctttgctagttcacaggtgtatgtgctattgcgcttggaccctttctgcactgctgccaggatcggctcacatttttggattcagcggacacattaggcccggctgaaacagctccactgttaaaaatgagaacttcatctgttttactattttctttgataagatatagtcatctgataagatatacagtcaagagagcggtgtggatctgagaacaaatagggataaccgatattctagttgatattaagcggaaaaaatggagctgggcaggccatgtaatgcgtaggatggataaccgatggaccattagagctacagaatggataccaagagaagagaagtgcagtccaggacggcagaaaactaggtggggtgatgaagttaggaaattcgcaggcgcaaattggaatctgctagcgcaagacagggttaattggagattgcagggagaggccttcgtcctgcagtggacataaatataggctgatgatgatgatgacagtcatcttgcatgtgtcacttcagcttggcacagaatgcattgaaccatgcaatgcacaacggtcgcgtgtgctcaaaggcctacttaggcccttcaatgagcgggcccgagtctggcccgggcccgtggcttcaagcccgagtccggcccgggcccgtggcttcaagcccgagtccggcccgggcctgtggCCTCAagcacgagcccggcccgggcacgcggcctcaagcccgaccCAGGCCCGCGGcattaagcccgggcccggcccgagcccgctgacaaacgcttcggatggcccggcccgacccgcgggccggcccgggcccgtgcagtgctctactactgAATGACAGACAGCATAATTCCACCACTTTAGATGAGTTACAATTCACACAATCATCATCCATCCCGTCACCATCATCATGGAAAACAACAACAGCATAGGCATGCAGGAGACATTATAGAGCAATGTTCAAACAGGCGACGACAGCAGTGGAGCCAGCTGCTACATGAGTTGCTCCAGGCTTGAACGACTGAACATTGGTTGGCTGAAATCAAATCAGTTTGGTGCAGCTGTTTAGCACACATCACAAATAAACACTTCAAAGATTGCTTGTTACAACATGAATAATTGTGTATGTGAATCATTCTAAAAATTGGCATTTATAATTTGAGAAACAGAGTTCTGCCGCAACAGCTGGCAATAAACATGTACAGTGGCTCAAGAGAGCACGAGGGAGATGCCAGGGCTCTCAAGAACAGTCAACAGTGCGCAGGAGTTTCCTGATAGGACAGCTTGTGAAGGGGCAGGGCTCTGTCACTGATGTGGTAACGGAAACTTGGAGGAGCAGCTTACATCACTGGCAGCCCATTTTCGGGACATAAGCAGCCCGAAGACTCTTTCCTTCGATTAAAGGATGTGCCGTAAAGGTGATGCCTTAGTTGATgagcacattacttgcacaacataTGACATGCTAAATAATAAATGTTTGGAAATTTGTAACCTCATTATTTCTTCTGTCTTTTGATGTGTGGTCTGTATTTGGTTGCAGATAATTTGATTACAATAACAACAGCTTTTTGATTTTCGATCATAGCCATGTAAACAGCTATTATTGAAGACACTCAATAAGTGCTCCAACATAACGTCCATCCATTAAAAAAGTTCTACAACATCAAATTCTATTGCTGTGCCCCACCCTGATTTCCTCAGAGTGAGGTACACGTACCTCACAGAAAGCTTCTGCTGCATAAACTGTGCTGGAATTTAATATAAAGAATTTTCCAGATTAATGTGGTGCCTCAGCAAATGATTCCTCCAAGATTTGGCAAACTGCCAACATAGTGGCATGAATTAGTCTACAAATTTTATAGGCATATGCTGTTGAAGGTTATTCTGACCTTGCCACTTGAGTGGTCTTGAATTCTCACCCCTGAAACTTTGCACTTCGTTTCTTTATCCACCTTTAACAGACACTTGCTTAGTGAAGTGAAACATTGCTTCAGCTTATACTGGTTCAAAATAccacagtcgaacccagatatatcgaatctgaagggatctcaaaaaagttcgatatataggtaattcgatatataaaatacaggttttatacaaaaattttcaaggtgATTTTGCAGCGgtttgttatacacaataatttgttatacgtgggttcgatatatccgggttttactgtattttcattcatttggcaaaataatgtttattaaTACTGGAGAAGATAGAGGCTATACTTCCCTGGTATTGAATTTTGTGCCTAACACTCAGCGCCAGCACGTCAGTGTGGCGTCATGGATTTCAATATATCTTATCGTGTTGGAGCCATTTTAGCACATTCTCAAAATTTGCTAGGTTGAATCTTTGTTTCCTTCAGAATGCGATGTAGTCCTTAAGAGCACGATTGGTTGTTCCACCGACGTGGCACCCAACCGAGAGCAGTGTCCTTCGGTCGCAGTTGCTGATGTAGTTCAAGCGACTCCTCGAAAGATATGTCGGTCCTCACAACCGACGGGCATTCCGCTCAGACATGCGCTTTATGGATAAGTAGTAGTTATCTAGATCTGAGCAGACACTGTCACATGTTTCTTCTTCTGGGTGCCCAAGGTGCTTCTTCTGAAAGCATTAAAAAGGTATTGTGCAAAGGTAATGAAAATTGATCATGTCAATAATTTTTAAAGACCTGCATTAAAAGATGAAACATCTTGGCACTCATGTCCAGTCATAGTGCCAAGATGTTTCATAGTGGAAATATGTAAGAGACCTCTGAATGAGTCTCTTAGTGCTCGTGAAGTATCCATGCTTCATCTTAGTGCTCATGAAGTTCGGAGCTGCGCTGCTCTGAACTCTAATAGAGCCCTTTACAATACTAATATTTTGAGTTGTATGGCACCTCTGTTTTGGCCTTGAAGGACCATCTCGGAATCGCATTAGTCGAGGCAGGGACAGAGTGCTGCAAGGAGGCAAATTTTTACGAGAATGTGGTTGTCTTGCTGCTTCTTGCAGGCGATGTTCTTCTTCCTTCATACACTTAAGGGAGTTCCTTGGGAGTCCGCGGACCAAGGCAAGTCACGATACCTGACGCAGTGGGAGCAGATTGATGATGAAATGCAGTTCACAGCCACAAGGAAGTTCCTCACTGTGGTTCCTGTTTTCCTGTGAGTACATGCTCATGGCTACTGGCTAGCTGCTGTAGACTTATTCAGCTCCACTGCTAAGTGATGGAGGATAACCAACTATTCAGAATTCAGATATCTGACGAAGCATCGTAACTAGTGCACTTAACTAGTGCTGTGTTCGGTTGGCTTCTCTAATTCTCTGGGCCAAAATCAGTAGATCATAGGCTGTTCGAAATCCAAGCAGGAGAAATGGCTCCCCAAACTAACACTTTACCCAATCTGTACCTCTAGTGTGTGTACTTCTACTGTCGCAGCGTGTACCTTTATTGCCGCAGCTTAGCCAGCAGCATAAACATTCACACCTTACTTATACAAATGACACCATCTGGCTTCGACTCACTTGTATACATTAAAAGCCCCTTGACGAATTTAATAGTATAAACATGATGGCTGTTATTGAAGTCGTTTCTCTCAGCGTGAACTCCGAGGTGTAGCAGCCGCAGCACAGATGGTTCTAGTGCCATCGCCAGCTGCCTCTGTTTCTGCATGATATGATACCTTGCAGCCCTAGCAGAAAGTAAATGGCTCACAAGAGCCACATGGGAAAATTACACAACCGGCAATACACTGTCACAACAAACCACTGGTTAGGCCTTGCTGTGGTTGCAGTGGCTCACCAGTCACCAGGCATGACTGCCAGTGTCATGTGATCATCTCTTGGCCAAATATCACCTGCACTCTTTCTTTGTGTCAGATCGGTCTAAAGCACTCTCCATTTGGAGGCTGACACTCTATAAAAACCATCAAAGCCTAATCATTGGAAACTGATTTGCATGCTGAACTCTGCACTATTAGGAATTCATTAAGTGAGTAATTTTCAGAAACACAGCAGTATTGTACTCTACTGTGTTATTTAATTAATAAAGAGCTAGAGAGACAGTCAACATTTATTTATAGTGAAGCAGAGTCACATCACGTTTTAGTTAGTTACATAAGGTTTTATGGCACAAAAGCAACTAAAGCTGCGATGCGCCAATCGCAATGCCATGTTTTGTTGTGTGTGTCCTGAAGTTTAACTGGACTGCCCAAGACGTAGCCAACATTACCATTTGAAGCAAGAACTTAAATTCACCAGGAGGATGAAAATTGGTTTAGTTGTCTTCTTTTGCAATCCTGAACCAGGGATGGCAAATTCAAATTTATTAGGTGCAGAAACATGTTCCTTGCCATGACCTTTGCAGCACACAAGCTGATCAAGGGATTCAGAAAAGTTTGCAGCAATGATTAGGCTCATGGTTGCTGATTACAAACTATCGTTAGGGCAGTTGTCTCATGATATAGAATGTTGCGCAGTACACACACTTCATCTTTTCAGTCATTCAGGGTACCGCATATATCAGCAGTGTTGTCAAACGAGATCACTCTATGCAAAGCCATGGcttaaaccacccagaggttgaaatttatgagagtggcttgttgggcgagttggtacatggttatactaagagaatgccagcaaacttgaaagtagaaaaaaatcgagaagcagacatagTCAAAGCGACAGGAAGGTCGCTTTCCTGTCGCTTCGtcttcctgtcgctttgtctatgtctgcttctcaatttttttctactttctagtttgctggcattctcttagttgaaatttagttgtggtgttgcagttgtgcacgagtctacaacgaacatatagccacgataatttttcgaaatggGGCCACAATAGCAGAGTTACATGCTTTTGATGATCGAAGCACGGCCcttgctcgtttcgctctttccttcgctactctacTCGTTGGCTGGTCTCACCTCCTCGCcaagtgctcctccaaatgtcacgtgacatacgtcatgaCCAACGCGCTTTTCAATACACtatccacttccggttaaggcacgtccacgctagcggcaaatataccgatggcgaaccggcctccagtgccatagaacgtctgccgcgtgagaagtgtccaaagtagacagcaGTTTGGCTGGCGCAAGACTGACTGGCAAGTCGACAAGCACGAAGCTGCGCGCGCCTCCTCCACCGGCGatgaaaacatcggctgcagcttctgttccaggcaaaataatttccgctagataaagcgatgcataaattggaCATTATATGAAAAACGaaatccactgtcaaacgttaaacatgaacgagagttccgatacttgtcgagctcagctgcagtgcacggcagCTGCTACCGACGGAAGACGACCGGCTctgctgtgctcgcatcgcaggcGACGACAGAGCGACAACAGCGGTAAGAAAATATTTCAGCTTGTGAGCGTCAGCGATTCATTCCTAAGCGCCATCCGCTTTGGCTTTGAAGTGAACCAGAGAAgacctagcgacgatatcggcaccGTTGAGTGATCAACGGCAGTGaagctgccgcacaaatgggtcccggtctcatcctctctacggcaaggaaatctcgccacTCTCGAGCAAAACCACCGTCAAACGGTAGCCCGCAAATGGCGAACGGCATgtggcgagttaccgtgccggtaacgtggacatgccttagccgcgactcagcgcttctcggctacccgctgttgctgccgtgccggcccgtgctcatgcaaAGCGGGCCGCTATGAAccctgtgttggaacacgagcgatttggcacttgcgttgcaggctgtaattaccgattcgcaagtgcacacaagcgagcaacacgacgaggaagagcacgGAGCGTcggtacctgctagcagactaaccggaagtcatacgttcttgctcgaccaatcgacatcgtcgcccctgttgacatcaccagatgcaccctggtgactttacgacgaccgctggggataccggaaaggctcggagaggagcaCAGCATTGTTTTTTGATTTTGTCGCGCGCCCTCGGTGCATAGTGCTGCAGCGTTTTGCATGGTTAATTATGACGGAATTCTGAACGCGAtgcacgtgtttacttgaaatctttaaaaaaatatcggaggtggtttCTGGGCCCTTTAACAATCTTTAAAACAGCACACACCGATGACTTCATGAAATATGTTTTTGATGGATAATGATAATtgcatgtattttttttctccctttaaTCTTTTGTCATACTTTTCAAACATTATGTTCATTATGTACAGATTTATTATTTTCAGAGGAGAAAAGAAGTAAGAAGGAATCCATTTATTGAATACAAAACTGCAGGTAGTAGGAAGTAATTTTGCCTTGTGCCTTGGGCTGTTTCTCATCATCACTAAGAATAGCAGTCTTGATTCTGTTGGAACTACAGGTCACAGGAAAAATTACTCATCTGAACGCTGTGTTCATGGCATGAATGTAGCTTTTTGGCACTTGGAGCAGATGCCCCGAGTTTGATATATCCAATGCCCAGTTCGTTATGAGGGAGTTATTTCATGAGGATTGTTCAAAAAGTTTCGTGCTTTCAACTTAGAGAATAACTCAGTTAATCCAGGTGAGTTTATTCAGCTTTGACTGTATTAGACTGCAGGAACAAAAACATGGCAGTGGTTTGTTACAGCAGCTTTCGTACCATTATCGTaatgcgagattttttttttgccgcatcctttgctttctttcctcCGGTGAGAGAACTCGGACGATGTTACCTGATCTGAGATAGGTTGTTCATAAGATCCTTGCAAAAGACACATGCAGAACTGTTTTTGGTTTTGGATGATACTTCCCGAGCTTAGAATTCCAGCGTCAGTGCCATAGCTTGCCTTTGACCTTTTAAATGAGGCATTCTAGTCAGAATTCACTTGATGTTGGCTATGCAAGTTTCTCAGTGTAACCTTTTTAGCGGGTTAAAAAAATAGATTTGATTCTTGAAGTACTTTAATCTTTTAAAATAGTATATGCATAGCCATGTCATGGAAATTTCCGAATACATTATTGCTTTGTACAGGGTGGAGGACTAGCTTGTTTCATTGTTACTACCTGAAGTTGTTGCATAGTATGGCGGTCTTAAAAGCTTAAAATGCAGTACCTTTTGCAGCCACCATCATACCAGCAAACTCTTCTGGATTTTCTGTAAATTTCACTACTTCGGGCTTGTTTTACGATTTTAGGAATGTTTCGTGACAAAAAATAAATTCTGCTTGCAAAAAAATTTATCTCGTCAGTCTCCAAGAATACTCTTGGAAGTCTTTCAATTATGATAGGACACTGGAAGAATACTTGCTTTAAACAAATTTATTCAGGCAAGTTCCAAAAGCAGGCAAAATTGGCAATAGTGAAGTCGCTGAAAAAGTCACTGTGGTCTAAAAAAACAGAGTGTTGCTTGTCAGTATGTGCTCTTGCAAGTTTGTTGTTTTGTAAGGTGCATATAATGGTAAACCATAGTTAATAAAGTGTTTACTTATCTCGCAAAACACATGTGCTTATGcagactttaaaaaaaaaatatgcagtaaGCCCTTACAATGTCACAAAATTGCTTTATTCAAAGTTTATTATTGTGCTGATGCAGTGCACGCATCTTAGACCGGATTATTATATGTCCAGTAGCACCAGACTTAGCTTAGTCCAATGTGCAAAGGATGAAATCTGTATGGGATTGCTCAGTGCCAGATACACGATGACTGTTTCTGTTTcatcataccaactagcccagacaTAAAGTGCTGCGATGGTTACTTACGTGGTGGTAGTTTCTTGAGACTAACTCTATCACCTGATGGGAACCGACCGACGAAGCAGCAGTTCACTTGCATCCGCAGAATTTCGCAACTGTCGGGCATGGCATTATTCTGATAAATGTTTTACCAGCTCCCGCGCTGCTAGAGTGTGAATACTGCGTTACTGCGACTGTATTACAGCCGCTCCGCTTTCAACAAAAC
This genomic stretch from Dermacentor silvarum isolate Dsil-2018 chromosome 2, BIME_Dsil_1.4, whole genome shotgun sequence harbors:
- the LOC119442282 gene encoding ORM1-like protein 3; this encodes MLDGSAAVNPNGSWLNSRGIWLTYCLGILLLHLLILSFPFLSVAWAWSLTNLAHNVAMFFFLHTLKGVPWESADQGKSRYLTQWEQIDDEMQFTATRKFLTVVPVFLFFLTSFYTKYDSVHFAINFCSLMFVLIPKLPQFHKVRLFGINKY